cagacaatgaactggccagaccgttgcgggacttggttcttcggggctggcggaaaattggaccctgtatccgGGAGGTGCATtcggacgaacgagcttttgagaataccagtcaagaaaaTTCAGctatatatcgatgcagcgcaggaagggacgttcgttccagacagagagaacgacgagctcacaatggccctcgggaatcatgagcaccctggacggacacgaggcacgccaggctccattccgtggaaggctggttttccggacgtaggcggttataaaagccaggagaggaggaaaaaaatggagcagacccaaattcagaagctgcacgaaagggttcaagcgctagaggaacgagacggcaatcgacatgccgaaactacccctgaagctaccctgccatctcagcggagaagcagcgtggcttccaccgagatgcttcagccggagcatgtcttgacggctcctgctagctaccccatggatgctatcacggagtctcaacattgccaccttatggcgcaatggcagaacttcaaagtcaaggcggctgttggctctgttttacctcctgaacccggcgcaacctaccactgccggccgattccagaaggatatgctagggtgatggtgggtgaaataatggagggatttgaggacctccagcttgaccaccctaccggtgaaggggagactcggctgggtttagctctgaagactccgtgcctatggcggaaggagctcattaaccttccgaactggacgcctccggcgagtaagggcactccgccgcctcctcctccggcgagtgatcagggcactcagcctccttctccggcgcgtggcggcactccgcctcctcctccagcgagtgatcagggcactcagcctccttctccggcgcgtggcggcactccgcctccttctcggcctgcgccggcgtgccagagcagccagcctcctccttctccgcctcgtcagcaagggcggaagagacacgccaccgctccagctgctccggcgcgtcgtagtccttctccttcgcctcgtaagcaaggaaagaagacagccgcagccgctccgtctactctgccggcgtcttgcagtacagctgccagaggcgggaggcaatacagattcggtccttctctgaagactccagagaagttaccatacgagaggaccgaggaggaaaccaggaagatcgtgcgaaccgaagtgacgaacttctttgaaggggtgaaagcaaagaaacatccacctccggaggagaaggtagatccggtgaaagcgaagcgcactctggttgccctgacaaaaccaccaaagtctccgccgaaaggcaactatgagtgcattattgcaaagacatttgccgaagcggagcggtcgggaagtactgtcagtgatcaaaggttaaaagaacgacgagatgggaaaaaattgcccagctcggcaaacaagcaaaccaatcgtgcccccgctcaaggtgtctagcgacatcgtcgctaatgatccgaggatggtgcccggttatagcaaaattggagattacctgcccgacgatgtacattatgaaatcatggaggtggacgaacacaaataccattacgggaagcctctcgtcaaagatgaaagatctctaacaacgatgatgcgaagattacatgattggtacatgaaaacctgcagagagtctgatgggatgaatcctttgacgctgagagttaaaccggagcatgacctcgttggaattgaactgctgaatgttccatttgaggagttcttccagtttttcaatcaaaaggccctcgataaatcaacgatcacttgctactgtctgtaagtagtactacttctgtcattaagtctctctatataggtcagctctttcattgcatgtatttataattatcctcactatattatgcagattgaagatcgccgaattgaagaaaagacaaatcggtgatattgggttcattaacacaaatctcatagatgcatatacggttgaaaaacatgccaaagaagccgaggccaacttgctacgatcgttggtattaaatcaaaacaaagatataatactctttccttacaacttcaagtgagtgttactgtcttgtgcatattcggtttcccttattagtccaggttatggtaatgtaattgatgacttatgcatgcatgcgcagcttccactatattctcctagagattaagcttgagcagggagtagtaaccgtcttagactcgagacgaaaagatccccaggactatgcggacatgactcaaatgctcgagaagtaagttaaatcgatcattatccaccatatcagcaactttgttcatttcctgatatcaagtaattgttttctttgtctggcagggtttggagaaaattcaccacaaaagctccgggactgccgaagaagctgcaatttagacacccgaaagtaagtactatagtagcatgttccgcacatctcctagtgattcaagcgctagtttcatcaataccatttagcatgcttgcttatcagttagattgacctctatttcttgtaaagtggttgtggcaggaacaagggaatgatttctgtggatactacgtttgcgagtctatccgccacacgacctgtgagcggggctactctgacgaacaatatgaagtgcgtaagcaataatattcacaattttattttattaccatcatttgtgtcgagtttcatttattcatatatatatgtattgacccccttcttcaaattagatctttcggatgcgggatgaactcctagcaccagatcgtatgcgagcaattcaagaggaattggcggcattcttccttgaccacgtgatcgctgaaaacggagaatactatgtggaccctgtgttcttacaatttaattaggagattatattgtaagagataattattgtatatatgtagccggtagtgtcagatagatatacgagaacttgttgttcgaccaatctctcggagaaggagaggtggtcgatatcacttctctctgtatgcatatgttcatgacgatcttctgtttccttcatttgcttactagctagcgtgtctagtcctctccatacgtatatagtacgtagcgtcgaccaagcacggagataagagaggacacttctctctattaattagctagctaacacaatatatgaaacacctaaattaaccccccaaaaccccccaaccccccccccctttcaaaaaaaaacaaaaaccccagcccctgaaatgctgacgcgtggatgcctattggtcccggttggtgacaccaaccgggacaaaaggccctgcctattggtcccggttggtgtcaccaaccgggaccaaaggcccccctgcctgggctggcagcagcggccacgtggaggaccttctgtcccgattcatgtaagaaccgggactaaagggttagggctttagtaacgatcctttagtcccggttcgaaaaccgggacaaaaggcccttaccaaccgggttaaaagcccctttttctactagtggacgaGTATGTCCATATGAACGAGTCCACGTGCCTAGACTCCATGTATAGGTTCTGCAAGGCTATGATTGCAGTGTTtgaccctgagtacttgagagagccaaatGCTGCAGATACAGCccgcttgttggcgatgaatgccagcagggacTTCTTGGGGATGCTTGGTAGCATAGACTGTATGCGCTAGGAGTGGacgaactgcccttctgcttggcagggGCAATGTAGGGGGCATGTCAAAGCTTGCACCGTCATACTCGAGCCCGTGGCTTCACAAGATAtatggatttggcactctttcttcggcatggccggATCTCacagcgggcggccgacccaaacagacaaaaaacGGACAAAGTGCACAtccatttgggtcggcgcgttggagttgctctaaggttACTGGAGCGATTCACTATGAATGACTTTGGGGATAAACACTTTATGAAACCAGTCAATTGCAATATTTTGATTCCAAGCCTTGCAAAATCTCTACAAATTGTCTATACGTATCTTACCTAGGTAGATAGTGGGTACCACATACAGAGAAAATAATATATTTAATTGCTTGTGATGTTAGCTAAGCCTCTCCAATAACTCAGATGTTAGATTCTACAAGGGGCACAAATACCTTCATCTTTACCTTTTTTTGTATCATTTTTTAATCATTTAAGCTTATTTTGAACTTGTTATTGAAACATATTTACACCCTTCTACCAAATGCTCATGAAGAACCTTCTTATACTTCATGCCCAAGATCCTTGACATATCCATGTGAAAGGATCTCGATCTCAGACGTGTGAAATTTTGTATGCAAATCTGAATGGTCCTTTATTAAAATATTTACAACGACCTTCTAAAACGACCACGGTGGGGGACATTCGCTTGTATCCGACTATGTGGAGTTTTGGCTGGTCAGAGGGTTGGACCTGGCGGGGTGATACAAAATCATGGCACGACATGCAAAAatatggggtgggggggggggactcTTTGCCGACTCGAAATTGCAATAAGGCAGACAAATTTCGGAGTTGACAAGGGGGGAGGGGGGTAAGAGTGGTCATGATGTTCTAAGGCAGCTTTCTATTGTTGTCTGCCAAACGGGGCTAAATGATGTCTCTTTGACTAATTTCACTTTTTGATGGATCTCAAAGAAATTGACGGTACAGATAGACCAGGGACGTCCAATTGCGAGAAGATGCTTCTTCGACACCGAGATATTTAACTTTCGGTCAAAATATCTTAGCAATTTCCGTGTAGACACAAGAACTTAAACATGTTTAAAAAATCAAATATTTCATCAAACTCAAATGAATGTTTCGGTCCTTCGGCCCAAAGACAAACTGAAATGCGGCTGTGGCTGAAATATTTCTCAGACTGAAAGTTAaaacaatcaacctgaccacactCTCCTCATACTGCCCAATAAAGGTGTTGCATGGCTCCATGCATGCTGCAGCTCACACTTCTCTGCTTAAGCATAGCATGCCATGCATGTCCCAGGCTACGACCAATACGTGTTTTATTTTTTAGACTGAAAAAACACGCTATAACTTGGACGCAGTAAAGTAGTAGTACATGGTCATTAGATTTCATCAACCCTAGTCTCTATTTGTACTGGCTAGAGTGGGCAATTCTTCCATTCATCACACTCCAGCTGTTCAGCACAGATGCATGCATGCAGCAGTCTTTGGAGACCTAGTTGTTCGACTAGAGTGGATGACATGTCATGAGAGCCACTCCTCGTCCCATCCTCTCATCTCTCCTATCTCCATACTGCAAAAACCAAAACCAAAAATCAACATCCCTGATTATTAAACAATTTTTTGCACCTTAATTTGGGTACAACAACCAACTTTGCATCAGTCTAGCTAGCTTACCATGGGAAGGAGACGTCTTCGCCGTAGTACACATCACCCAGATGCATCCCCGGGACGTCCACTGAGTCTGTCTGGTGAGCCGCCGCAGCGCCGTCGTCGAGGAGCGTGCTCCACCACGCCGACGTGGCCAGGTTCAGCGTGTCGCTCCACTCGATGTCGTGTTGCTCCCCAACCGAGTAGATCGCCGCCATCTCCTCCTCATCCAGCACCCGGTGTAGCGACGGCGAAGTGTTCTCGACGGTGGCGGATGCCACGTCCTGGCTCGCCATCGTCGTCGCTGGCGGAGAGGAGTAGACCGAGTAGGAGGAGGCAGGCGAGGGTTGTTGGAGCAACGGAGGAGGATCAAAGAAGCTAGAAGCAGTGTTGTTCTTGGCATCTTCGCCAGAAACGTCCCCGCCGAAGCCTTGGAAGCTCAGGTTAAGCCCAAGTGGCTGCGTAGGCAGCGGCAGCAAGTGATCTAGAGCATCAACCATGGGAACCATGGGTGCAGCTGGTGGTGTGTGGTAAGAGAGGAGTGGGGATGAGTAATATGAGCAACTACTGTTTGTTGCTGTGGAGTGTGCAAATGGGTAATCTGAGAAGGAACCATATGAGCTCATGCTGGGTGcactacaagctagcctatgatcTTGCACTACCTGGACCTCTTGCTGATGCTGAAATTCTTGCACAAGTTGTTGATGTTGCTGCTGCTCCTTGGCTTCTCTCATGGAGGCTCTGTGGATCTTGAGAGCCGTGACGATCTCTCGCCTGGCCTCCGCCATGTTGAGTAGCCTCTCCTGGTATGGCCTGCTTGTGTGCAGCCTCCTCCTCACTTGCTTCTTgtgtggctgctgctgctgctgtagagATGGTGGTGTGGTTTGGGGCGCTTGTTGCTCTTCTTGCTGCGGCTTGGTGCCCATGGTGATGCGATGGTGGTCTTTGGATCTCGTTGTAGATGACGAGCTGAGGTGCTTCACAAGGCTCCTAATGTAAGCCCCCGAGAGGTGTGGCTCCTCTTGCTTGTTGTTGTTGGTCTTTGAAGAGGAGCAAGTGGTAGGAGCTAGGCGCTGGTTCCTCATCTCTTTGCTTCTCTCTTTCTAGCTTGGTGAGATAGATTCTCTTTTTTTGCTAAGGGAACAGGATGCGTATGGGAGGGTAGGGAGAGGGTGATGGGGATGATATATATAGGGTGGTACAAGAAAAGTCATGTGTAGTTTGTTAGGATGCCATGTTATCCTCTTGGCAATGCATGTCATATGGTCTTAAGATAGTAGGTAGGTTGGCAGATAGTGTAGCTAGAACTAGCAGCACACCACTGTGGGTCATCGTTTTGGTACTTGAAGAACATTGACTCATACCCATGTCTAGAGAAAGTCCCCCCCACATCTCAGGGATAAATGTTTAAAATGTACTGGTATTCAAGGTCAAAGATGTCTAGATGTATGGTAACATTGGAGGACAACGCTGTTTAATAATATTACAACAACAGAAAGGTTCTGTCTGCATACAATTTGACTGAGGTTTTCTTATTTCAAAGGATGGGGCGTGGGCGTTGGGTTGTAGCGGGAGGAAATCACATCATGAAGAATAAGAGGAACAATGCGCATTGGAAGGTTGAAAATGAAGGACACACTGTGCCAAAATcttcaaaacaaaaaaaaatcaagcAACTGAGGATTTGGTGGTCCTAATCAATTGTGTTGCATGTTTAAATTTTGTTGCAGTTTTGCTACATTTAAGTTATATGAGATCCCCCCACCAAAAAATAGGGTTAATTAttcttttgccctcagtggtgtccatgtgctcagttttgccctcagatgcgaattgtgctcagttttgcccctagtccatgcacagCTACTATGACGAGGCCAGACGGCCAGATTTGAGTCCATTCCGTCTGCCGGCGTTAGTGcttgtgggtccggagcttacacgtgggaccgcgtggacgtgggtccggagctgacatgtgggcccgtgcaacaaaatccccaaatcattcgtaGGATTCTAGCCGGCCAAATCTACGCCCACTCTGCCCATCCGCCGGCCGGccgtcctgcgccgccgccgccacctgcgccgcagccagcacctgccccgccaccagctgcacggcCTGCTCCGCCGCTACCGTCCTGCGCCGACGCTCCACCGCTAcctgcgacgccacgggtggggcgcccgccacttGCTCGACCCGtggcgcggcctccttccgtgcgcccggccagagcgctcaaaggtggggggctactggagctatttgaactaggaggaagaaccccagggcgaaatggcgagcagcggcgaccccggagtatttggcgaggcaggcatcgggccggagatccgccgcgtcctgtttagattgagcttagttgtgcatttgaacagtcaattcgagtaggtttgcccaattagtgtgctgattgcgtctctgtttttcgtcggttaggatggagttgcggtttgctttcttggtgcacattagaagggaccggtacatgttcgatgcaaaggacaagaagaaataccaaggaggtttcgattatcggttgccaatggctagtaattggagtttcagacaatttgggaaggtaatttgtagccaatatccttggggtttgcttgatgaagtggtatacaaatactatgatggggaaaagaaatgggtgacagttagtaatgatgaagagctggcTACCATGTTTgctaggcataaagagaaagataattttcatgtgaggctgcaaattgatgtgcttgagcaggcatttggacctaggatgacgggtgcaacatctcggggagaaccaagtcgtcgtaatggcatctctagccagaacagtttaGTTGGTGCACGGCgccgtggtggctcgacaagtgtgggcaacggCAGTAGGGTCCCCCTTAAAGTGGGCCtgatgactacaattctggggttgatgaagagaagctatattcggatgttattcagaatttacgacgggcaccacgggctgaaaaccaagatgaggctcacaatgcagtccgtgtggatgatgacgcggtgggtgaggacgaagaccttgcagttgttgaatgggaccctttcaaccctcatatggaagaagaTACCGTTTTTGCACCCATGACTGAGTGTAGAAATGCatttgtgacatactgcatcaaggttgacaagagcgatcaagtacattacagagtgcactgtccgactgaggatGGTCCATGGAGActgctcgcatctaaaatgcgaaataccactaatgttcaggtcaaagtgaacccttttaagcacacatgccaggaatcaacccttaagaaggatacaatcagtagagccaagtcaagatgggtggcagaagaagtaaagaaatgggtgaaagaaaaccagcaagtgggtccaaaggaattgcagaagaacatcaaagataagttcaagatagatttaccatacatgaggttgttcaatggtaaacaacatgctatggattctatttatggtaactagcaggaaagttttcaattgttgtattcattcaaaggtgaagtggagaggaccaatccaggtagtattgtagatattgaccaCCACACCGTgaagtacacattcaggggagtgacaaggaccaaggaatgctttaggagggtttttgtctgctttgaggcttgtcgctgaggttttttggcaggctgcaggccttatttggctattgatgccacttttctcacagggaggtttaaaggacaaTTAGTAGCaacttgtgcagttgatgcacacagttttgtatttctagttgcctacggtgtgctggagacagagtctgaggagagctggacttggtttttgcataatctgcgccgggctattgcacatcccaatgggttggtcattcatacagattcctgcaaaggtttagaagtggccgtggacaatgtgttccctggagtagagcatagggaatgcatgcgtcaccttgctgcaaatttcatgaagaaattcaaaggaaaggtgtataccgacaatttatggccaacatctttgacttgcagtgtgaagaagcacaactaccacttgaggcagttatacctgaatcccaaagtgaaagaatacttggaaacacaccactccaagttacgggccagaagccaattcagtgaactgagcaaagttgactatgtacacaataatctagcagagtttttcaactcaacgatccggaaactaaagggtcattatgtggtggatttgcttcacaagataaggatagaatacatgtagaaatttcattatcgtgcaggaatagctgaggcaaaattcatgggccacattatcatccctgccgtgatgaatgaactgaagcagaaaataaCAAGCTtagaaatgaacatgactctttgctcgggtaccacagcagagatatcatatttggataaagagaagagagaatggagatatccagtggatttagaagctagaacttgcagttgtaggcaatggcagataactgtgttgccatgcattcatgccttgtttttcatcacttctctcccaagtccagcagggaacatataacagtatgtgcatgattactactctgttgcaaggttcaaagccacatatgcttatgccttgcctgctatggagggaaaacaacaatgggacatggtggaccctggattcaagctttgcactccagttctgaagagagcagcaggtagaccaaggaagagtcgaatcagaaCTCGCAGcaaaggagctggacttggagcgaggaagcgtaagtgcacaaggtgtggtgggtctggtcatttcggtaagtattgtgataacatagtagatccagcgttcggagagagtttcgatgaaggcttcgatgaaaatgttggtcagcagccggttgcctcaacagatgatgaaaatgatggtcaacagccggctgcatcagatgaggattttgacgaggttccaaatgatgatggtcaacagccgcatgattttgacgatgatccaaaatatcctccaaataatgattcaagtgaggctccaaatggtgatccaagtgaggctccaaatggtgatcatggtgatccaagtgaggctccaaatggtgaccaaccttctggaAAAAAATTCTAaacttaattgtttggctctggaataattcaattagcttccacaaaaagtttcagcattacgatttactgcctaaattaaatcggaacagaaaacaaaaaacacgcaagagaacccccgaatgggcctaattggatgcagttggcccattagtctagcctgcacttggctctacgctctgaatttggcccacagagGAACCTTTTTCTTTGACAGAAAGGCggagcagagagctgcatttcattgatcaaaagttt
This window of the Triticum aestivum cultivar Chinese Spring chromosome 5D, IWGSC CS RefSeq v2.1, whole genome shotgun sequence genome carries:
- the LOC123126097 gene encoding dual specificity protein kinase splA-like, with translation MRNQRLAPTTCSSSKTNNNKQEEPHLSGAYIRSLVKHLSSSSTTRSKDHHRITMGTKPQQEEQQAPQTTPPSLQQQQQPHKKQVRRRLHTSRPYQERLLNMAEARREIVTALKIHRASMREAKEQQQHQQLVQEFQHQQEVQVVQDHRLACSAPSMSSYGSFSDYPFAHSTATNSSCSYYSSPLLSYHTPPAAPMVPMVDALDHLLPLPTQPLGLNLSFQGFGGDVSGEDAKNNTASSFFDPPPLLQQPSPASSYSVYSSPPATTMASQDVASATVENTSPSLHRVLDEEEMAAIYSVGEQHDIEWSDTLNLATSAWWSTLLDDGAAAAHQTDSVDVPGMHLGDVYYGEDVSFPCMEIGEMRGWDEEWLS